A window of the Balaenoptera acutorostrata chromosome 13, mBalAcu1.1, whole genome shotgun sequence genome harbors these coding sequences:
- the ADNP2 gene encoding activity-dependent neuroprotector homeobox protein 2 isoform X3 produces the protein MFQIPVENLDNIRKVRKKVKSILVDIGLDSCKELLKDLKGFDPGEKYFYNTSWGDISLWEPSGKKVRYRTKPYCCSLCKYSTKVLTSFKNHLHRYHEDEIDQELVIPCPNCVFSSQPRVVGRHFRMFHAPARKVQNYTVNILGETKSSRSDVISFTCLKCNFSNTLYYSMKKHVLVAHFHYLINSYFGLRTEEMGEQPRADDTLSTEKMPPSDRYYCKKCNANSSSQDALMYHILTSDIHRDLENKLRSVISEHIKKTGLPKQMHIAPKPAARAAVPPNSSAPGLPATPPCFHLALPQNSQSQTVVQPVQGAPPPVTVASGASGSLTHSPPAVAQSHVTLVSSTLPVGQSNLTLPPSTPQPVFLSHGVPLNQAANPPVLPLSQPVGPVNKSVGTGVLPINQTIRPGVLPLNQPVGPISRPVGPGVLSVNRPVGSGVLPVNPSVTPGVLQAVSPGVISVSRTVPSGVLPAGQMTPAGVIPSGQTATSGVLPAGQVVQSGVLPIGQTAPSGVLPPGLTVPPRVLPPGQTVPLRVLPAGQVVPPGLLPPSQTVSSGVLPVNQGINSGVLQLSQPVVSGVLPVGQPVRPGVLQLNQSVSTNILPAHQPIRPGASPNTAFLTSGSILRQLIPTGKQVNGIPTYTLAPVSVTLPVPPGSVATVAPPQMPIQLLQSGTAAQMAGSMASLPSPPAVVNATQNVFVQPSASVAEANQVLKQAKQWKTCPVCNELFPSNVYQVHMEVAHKHSESKSAETLEPEKLAACAPFLKWMREKTVRCLSCKCLVSEAELIRHLLVHGLGCLFCPCTFHDIKGLSEHSRAMHLGKRRLPVDYSDKGFQLDVDANGSLRFPHLDFITILPREELGEREVYLAVLAGIHSKSLVPVYIKVRPQTEGAPGRPGRQALSCPFCFGTFVAAEAYELHLKERHHITPTVHTVLKSPAFKCIHCCGVYTGNMTLAAIAIHLLRCRSAPKDSSSGLQVQPNFIENGEVLLVNGEVIHDSSFSVKRKMPDGQFGAEDQRDGEERPLIINADTDPSPEKGTSVVPFKRQRNESRTEGPLVNDDALQILALNPKKYEDRSYEEKKQFLRDYFHKRPYPSKKEIELLSSLLWVWKIDVASFFGKRRYICMKAIKNHKPSVLLGFDMSELKNVKHRLSFDYQPQNL, from the exons atgtttcaaattcCCGTGGAGAATCTTGACAACATCAGGAAGGTACGGAAAAAGGTGAAAAGCATTCTTGTGGATATTGGGCTTGACAGCTGCAAGGAGTTGCTGAAG gACCTTAAAGGCTTTGATCCAGGAGAGAAGTACTTTTATAACACATCATGGGGAGATATTTCTCTCTGGGAACCTTCTGGAAAGAAAGtg agATATCGAACAAAACCATACTGTTGTAGCCTCTGTAAATACTCCACAAAAGTGCTTACTTCATTCAAAAATCATTTACATCGTTACCATGAAGATGAAATTGACCAAGAGCTGGTGATCCCTTGTCCAAACTGTGTGTTTTCCTCTCAGCCCAGAGTTGTGGGAAGGCACTTCAGAATGTTTCATGCACCTGCTCGGAAAGTCCAGAACTACACAGTGAATATTTTAGGTGAAACTAAATCATCTAGGAGCGATGTGATAAGCTTTACATGTTTAAAATGTAACTTTTCAAACACTCTGTACTACAGCATGAAGAAGCATGTGCTGGTAGCCCATTTTCACTACTTAATTAATTCCTACTTTGGCCTGAGAACCGAGGAGATGGGTGAGCAACCAAGAGCTGACGACACCCTTTCTACAGAGAAGATGCCCCCATCCGACAGGTATTACTGTAAAAAGTGCAACGCCAACTCCAGCAGCCAGGATGCTTTAATGTACCATATTTTGACGTCGGATATACACAGGGATTTGGAGAATAAGCTTAGGTCTGTGATCTCAGAACACATTAAGAAGACTGGACTTCCGAAGCAAATGCATATTGCTCCAAAACCAGCTGCACGTGCGGCTGTACCACCCAACAGCAGTGCTCCGGGCCTCCCAGCCACACCTCCTTGCTTCCACCTTGCCTTGCCGCAGAACAGTCAGAGCCAAACCGTGGTACAGCCCGTTCAGGGTGCACCCCCTCCGGTGACTGTGGCCTCGGGCGCTTCTGGAAGCCTCACCCACTCTCCGCCTGCCGTTGCCCAGTCTCATGTGACTCTGGTCTCCAGTACTCTGCCAGTGGGCCAGAGCAACCTCACTCTGCCGCCCTCAACACCTCAGcctgtctttctctctcatgGAGTTCCACTTAATCAGGCAGCAAACCCTCCTGTGTTGCCCTTGAGTCAGCCAGTGGGACCTGTAAATAAGTCTGTCGGAACCGGTGTCCTCCCCATAAACCAGACCATCCGCCCGGGGGTTTTGCCCCTCAACCAGCCTGTTGGGCCCATAAGCAGGCCAGTTGGGCCTGGAGTTCTTTCGGTAAATAGACCTGTTGGGTCCGGTGTCCTTCCTGTCAATCCCTCTGTCACCCCTGGAGTTCTTCAGGCGGTCTCGCCAGGAGTGATTTCTGTGAGTCGGACAGTCCCGTCAGGGGTCCTTCCTGCGGGACAGATGACCCCTGCTGGGGTTATCCCTTCAGGACAGACGGCAACTTCTGGGGTTCTCCCCGCTGGCCAGGTGGTTCAGTCAGGGGTTCTCCCCATTGGCCAGACGGCCCCATCAGGGGTGCTCCCCCCTGGGCTGACGGTCCCGCCGCGGGTTCTCCCTCCTGGCCAGACGGTCCCACTGAGGGTTCTCCCTGCAGGTCAGGTAGTCCCACCTGGGCTCCTTCCTCCCAGCCAGACGGTCTCGTCAGGTGTTCTCCCTGTGAACCAGGGTATTAACTCTGGTGTTCTTCAGCTCAGTCAGCCTGTCGTGTCAGGggtccttcctgtgggccagccAGTGAGGCCGGGGGTCCTGCAGCTTAATCAGTCTGTGAGTACCAACATCCTGCCTGCACATCAGCCCATTAGACCCGGGGCTTCGCCAAACACCGCTTTCCTAACGTCAGGCTCTATTCTCAGACAACTAATACCCACAGGGAAACAAGTGAATGGGATTCCCACATACACACTTGCCCCAGTATCTGTCACTCTGCCTGTGCCCCCTGGAAGTGTCGCCACTGTTGCCCCTCCCCAGATGCCCATCCAGCTCCTGCAGTCGGGCACGGCTGCGCAGATGGCCGGCTCCATGGCCAGCCTGCCCTCCCCGCCAGCGGTGGTGAACGCCACTCAGAATGTGTTCGTTCAGCCCTCTGCGTCTGTGGCAGAGGCAAATCAGGTGCTCAAACAGGCAAAGCAGTGGAAAACCTGTCCAGTTTGCAACGAGCTCTTCCCTTCCAATGTCTACCAGGTCCACATGGAAGTGGCACATAAGCACAGCGAATCCAAATCCGCTGAAACACTGGAGCCGGAAAAGCTGGCGGCATGTGCACCATTTCTAAAGTGGATGAGAGAGAAAACAGTTCGGTGTTTGTCCTGTAAGTGCTTAGTCTCAGAGGCGGAGCTTATCCGCCACTTACTGGTGCACGGCCTGGGGTGCTTGTTCTGCCCGTGCACGTTCCACGATATTAAAGGCCTCTCAGAGCATAGTAGGGCCATGCACTTAGGGAAGAGGAGACTGCCCGTGGACTATAGTGACAAAGGATTTCAGCTGGATGTCGATGCCAATGGCAGCCTGCGGTTTCCCCACCTTGACTTCATCACCATCTTGCCCAGGGAGGAGCTGGGTGAGCGGGAGGTCTACTTGGCCGTCCTGGCTGGGATACACTCCAAGTCACTGGTGCCCGTGTACATCAAGGTGAGGCCGCAGACCGAGGGTGCGCCCGGGAGGCCTGGCCGCCAGGCGCTGAGCTGCCCGTTCTGCTTCGGCACCTTCGTGGCGGCCGAGGCGTACGAGCTGCACCTGAAGGAGCGGCACCACATCACGCCGACGGTCCACACGGTCCTGAAGTCCCCGGCCTTCAAGTGCATCCACTGCTGCGGGGTTTACACGGGCAACATGACTCTGGCGGCCATCGCCATACATCTCCTGCGCTGTCGGAGTGCTCCGAAGGACAGCAGCTCAGGCCTGCAGGTCCAGCCGAATTTTATCGAGAACGGTGAAGTGCTTTTAGTCAATGGTGAGGTGATACACGACTCCAGTTTTTCTGTGAAGAGAAAGATGCCTGATGGCCAGTTTGGGGCTGAAGACCAGAGGGATGGCGAGGAGCGGCCTCTCATCATAAATGCTGACACAGACCCGTCCCCAGAGAAGGGGACGAGCGTCGTGCCTTTTAAAAGACAGAGGAATGAAAGCAGGACAGAGGGACCCCTCGTTAATGATGATGCTCTCCAGATTTTAGCATTAAATCCTAAAAAATATGAAGACCGttcttatgaagaaaaaaagcagtTTCTTAGAGATTATTTCCACAAGAGACCATATCCCAGTAAAAAGGAAATAGAACTGTTATCCTCACTCTTATGGGTGTGGAAAATTGACGTGGCTTCATTTTTTGGAAAAAGAAGGTATATTTGcatgaaagcaataaaaaatCACAAGCCTTCTGTACTTTTAGGCTTTGATATGTCTGAActtaaaaatgttaaacacagaTTGAGCTTTGACTATCAACCAcaaaacttgtaa
- the ADNP2 gene encoding activity-dependent neuroprotector homeobox protein 2 isoform X2, with the protein MNVLTFHMPSLTALTYSLCAEFLLSLGFGTSKPVTTSSPCTQLQNNKKISKMFQIPVENLDNIRKVRKKVKSILVDIGLDSCKELLKDLKGFDPGEKYFYNTSWGDISLWEPSGKKVRYRTKPYCCSLCKYSTKVLTSFKNHLHRYHEDEIDQELVIPCPNCVFSSQPRVVGRHFRMFHAPARKVQNYTVNILGETKSSRSDVISFTCLKCNFSNTLYYSMKKHVLVAHFHYLINSYFGLRTEEMGEQPRADDTLSTEKMPPSDRYYCKKCNANSSSQDALMYHILTSDIHRDLENKLRSVISEHIKKTGLPKQMHIAPKPAARAAVPPNSSAPGLPATPPCFHLALPQNSQSQTVVQPVQGAPPPVTVASGASGSLTHSPPAVAQSHVTLVSSTLPVGQSNLTLPPSTPQPVFLSHGVPLNQAANPPVLPLSQPVGPVNKSVGTGVLPINQTIRPGVLPLNQPVGPISRPVGPGVLSVNRPVGSGVLPVNPSVTPGVLQAVSPGVISVSRTVPSGVLPAGQMTPAGVIPSGQTATSGVLPAGQVVQSGVLPIGQTAPSGVLPPGLTVPPRVLPPGQTVPLRVLPAGQVVPPGLLPPSQTVSSGVLPVNQGINSGVLQLSQPVVSGVLPVGQPVRPGVLQLNQSVSTNILPAHQPIRPGASPNTAFLTSGSILRQLIPTGKQVNGIPTYTLAPVSVTLPVPPGSVATVAPPQMPIQLLQSGTAAQMAGSMASLPSPPAVVNATQNVFVQPSASVAEANQVLKQAKQWKTCPVCNELFPSNVYQVHMEVAHKHSESKSAETLEPEKLAACAPFLKWMREKTVRCLSCKCLVSEAELIRHLLVHGLGCLFCPCTFHDIKGLSEHSRAMHLGKRRLPVDYSDKGFQLDVDANGSLRFPHLDFITILPREELGEREVYLAVLAGIHSKSLVPVYIKVRPQTEGAPGRPGRQALSCPFCFGTFVAAEAYELHLKERHHITPTVHTVLKSPAFKCIHCCGVYTGNMTLAAIAIHLLRCRSAPKDSSSGLQVQPNFIENGEVLLVNGEVIHDSSFSVKRKMPDGQFGAEDQRDGEERPLIINADTDPSPEKGTSVVPFKRQRNESRTEGPLVNDDALQILALNPKKYEDRSYEEKKQFLRDYFHKRPYPSKKEIELLSSLLWVWKIDVASFFGKRRKFQLVSEYLINCELKLLSLSFTSSSR; encoded by the exons gaaaatttcaaaaatgtttcaaattcCCGTGGAGAATCTTGACAACATCAGGAAGGTACGGAAAAAGGTGAAAAGCATTCTTGTGGATATTGGGCTTGACAGCTGCAAGGAGTTGCTGAAG gACCTTAAAGGCTTTGATCCAGGAGAGAAGTACTTTTATAACACATCATGGGGAGATATTTCTCTCTGGGAACCTTCTGGAAAGAAAGtg agATATCGAACAAAACCATACTGTTGTAGCCTCTGTAAATACTCCACAAAAGTGCTTACTTCATTCAAAAATCATTTACATCGTTACCATGAAGATGAAATTGACCAAGAGCTGGTGATCCCTTGTCCAAACTGTGTGTTTTCCTCTCAGCCCAGAGTTGTGGGAAGGCACTTCAGAATGTTTCATGCACCTGCTCGGAAAGTCCAGAACTACACAGTGAATATTTTAGGTGAAACTAAATCATCTAGGAGCGATGTGATAAGCTTTACATGTTTAAAATGTAACTTTTCAAACACTCTGTACTACAGCATGAAGAAGCATGTGCTGGTAGCCCATTTTCACTACTTAATTAATTCCTACTTTGGCCTGAGAACCGAGGAGATGGGTGAGCAACCAAGAGCTGACGACACCCTTTCTACAGAGAAGATGCCCCCATCCGACAGGTATTACTGTAAAAAGTGCAACGCCAACTCCAGCAGCCAGGATGCTTTAATGTACCATATTTTGACGTCGGATATACACAGGGATTTGGAGAATAAGCTTAGGTCTGTGATCTCAGAACACATTAAGAAGACTGGACTTCCGAAGCAAATGCATATTGCTCCAAAACCAGCTGCACGTGCGGCTGTACCACCCAACAGCAGTGCTCCGGGCCTCCCAGCCACACCTCCTTGCTTCCACCTTGCCTTGCCGCAGAACAGTCAGAGCCAAACCGTGGTACAGCCCGTTCAGGGTGCACCCCCTCCGGTGACTGTGGCCTCGGGCGCTTCTGGAAGCCTCACCCACTCTCCGCCTGCCGTTGCCCAGTCTCATGTGACTCTGGTCTCCAGTACTCTGCCAGTGGGCCAGAGCAACCTCACTCTGCCGCCCTCAACACCTCAGcctgtctttctctctcatgGAGTTCCACTTAATCAGGCAGCAAACCCTCCTGTGTTGCCCTTGAGTCAGCCAGTGGGACCTGTAAATAAGTCTGTCGGAACCGGTGTCCTCCCCATAAACCAGACCATCCGCCCGGGGGTTTTGCCCCTCAACCAGCCTGTTGGGCCCATAAGCAGGCCAGTTGGGCCTGGAGTTCTTTCGGTAAATAGACCTGTTGGGTCCGGTGTCCTTCCTGTCAATCCCTCTGTCACCCCTGGAGTTCTTCAGGCGGTCTCGCCAGGAGTGATTTCTGTGAGTCGGACAGTCCCGTCAGGGGTCCTTCCTGCGGGACAGATGACCCCTGCTGGGGTTATCCCTTCAGGACAGACGGCAACTTCTGGGGTTCTCCCCGCTGGCCAGGTGGTTCAGTCAGGGGTTCTCCCCATTGGCCAGACGGCCCCATCAGGGGTGCTCCCCCCTGGGCTGACGGTCCCGCCGCGGGTTCTCCCTCCTGGCCAGACGGTCCCACTGAGGGTTCTCCCTGCAGGTCAGGTAGTCCCACCTGGGCTCCTTCCTCCCAGCCAGACGGTCTCGTCAGGTGTTCTCCCTGTGAACCAGGGTATTAACTCTGGTGTTCTTCAGCTCAGTCAGCCTGTCGTGTCAGGggtccttcctgtgggccagccAGTGAGGCCGGGGGTCCTGCAGCTTAATCAGTCTGTGAGTACCAACATCCTGCCTGCACATCAGCCCATTAGACCCGGGGCTTCGCCAAACACCGCTTTCCTAACGTCAGGCTCTATTCTCAGACAACTAATACCCACAGGGAAACAAGTGAATGGGATTCCCACATACACACTTGCCCCAGTATCTGTCACTCTGCCTGTGCCCCCTGGAAGTGTCGCCACTGTTGCCCCTCCCCAGATGCCCATCCAGCTCCTGCAGTCGGGCACGGCTGCGCAGATGGCCGGCTCCATGGCCAGCCTGCCCTCCCCGCCAGCGGTGGTGAACGCCACTCAGAATGTGTTCGTTCAGCCCTCTGCGTCTGTGGCAGAGGCAAATCAGGTGCTCAAACAGGCAAAGCAGTGGAAAACCTGTCCAGTTTGCAACGAGCTCTTCCCTTCCAATGTCTACCAGGTCCACATGGAAGTGGCACATAAGCACAGCGAATCCAAATCCGCTGAAACACTGGAGCCGGAAAAGCTGGCGGCATGTGCACCATTTCTAAAGTGGATGAGAGAGAAAACAGTTCGGTGTTTGTCCTGTAAGTGCTTAGTCTCAGAGGCGGAGCTTATCCGCCACTTACTGGTGCACGGCCTGGGGTGCTTGTTCTGCCCGTGCACGTTCCACGATATTAAAGGCCTCTCAGAGCATAGTAGGGCCATGCACTTAGGGAAGAGGAGACTGCCCGTGGACTATAGTGACAAAGGATTTCAGCTGGATGTCGATGCCAATGGCAGCCTGCGGTTTCCCCACCTTGACTTCATCACCATCTTGCCCAGGGAGGAGCTGGGTGAGCGGGAGGTCTACTTGGCCGTCCTGGCTGGGATACACTCCAAGTCACTGGTGCCCGTGTACATCAAGGTGAGGCCGCAGACCGAGGGTGCGCCCGGGAGGCCTGGCCGCCAGGCGCTGAGCTGCCCGTTCTGCTTCGGCACCTTCGTGGCGGCCGAGGCGTACGAGCTGCACCTGAAGGAGCGGCACCACATCACGCCGACGGTCCACACGGTCCTGAAGTCCCCGGCCTTCAAGTGCATCCACTGCTGCGGGGTTTACACGGGCAACATGACTCTGGCGGCCATCGCCATACATCTCCTGCGCTGTCGGAGTGCTCCGAAGGACAGCAGCTCAGGCCTGCAGGTCCAGCCGAATTTTATCGAGAACGGTGAAGTGCTTTTAGTCAATGGTGAGGTGATACACGACTCCAGTTTTTCTGTGAAGAGAAAGATGCCTGATGGCCAGTTTGGGGCTGAAGACCAGAGGGATGGCGAGGAGCGGCCTCTCATCATAAATGCTGACACAGACCCGTCCCCAGAGAAGGGGACGAGCGTCGTGCCTTTTAAAAGACAGAGGAATGAAAGCAGGACAGAGGGACCCCTCGTTAATGATGATGCTCTCCAGATTTTAGCATTAAATCCTAAAAAATATGAAGACCGttcttatgaagaaaaaaagcagtTTCTTAGAGATTATTTCCACAAGAGACCATATCCCAGTAAAAAGGAAATAGAACTGTTATCCTCACTCTTATGGGTGTGGAAAATTGACGTGGCTTCATTTTTTGGAAAAAGAAG GAAATTTCAGCTTGTTTCAGAATACTTGATTAACTGCGAATTAAAACTGCTCTCCCTCAGCTTCACAAGTAGCAGCAGATGA
- the ADNP2 gene encoding activity-dependent neuroprotector homeobox protein 2 isoform X1, with amino-acid sequence MNVLTFHMPSLTALTYSLCAEFLLSLGFGTSKPVTTSSPCTQLQNNKKISKMFQIPVENLDNIRKVRKKVKSILVDIGLDSCKELLKDLKGFDPGEKYFYNTSWGDISLWEPSGKKVRYRTKPYCCSLCKYSTKVLTSFKNHLHRYHEDEIDQELVIPCPNCVFSSQPRVVGRHFRMFHAPARKVQNYTVNILGETKSSRSDVISFTCLKCNFSNTLYYSMKKHVLVAHFHYLINSYFGLRTEEMGEQPRADDTLSTEKMPPSDRYYCKKCNANSSSQDALMYHILTSDIHRDLENKLRSVISEHIKKTGLPKQMHIAPKPAARAAVPPNSSAPGLPATPPCFHLALPQNSQSQTVVQPVQGAPPPVTVASGASGSLTHSPPAVAQSHVTLVSSTLPVGQSNLTLPPSTPQPVFLSHGVPLNQAANPPVLPLSQPVGPVNKSVGTGVLPINQTIRPGVLPLNQPVGPISRPVGPGVLSVNRPVGSGVLPVNPSVTPGVLQAVSPGVISVSRTVPSGVLPAGQMTPAGVIPSGQTATSGVLPAGQVVQSGVLPIGQTAPSGVLPPGLTVPPRVLPPGQTVPLRVLPAGQVVPPGLLPPSQTVSSGVLPVNQGINSGVLQLSQPVVSGVLPVGQPVRPGVLQLNQSVSTNILPAHQPIRPGASPNTAFLTSGSILRQLIPTGKQVNGIPTYTLAPVSVTLPVPPGSVATVAPPQMPIQLLQSGTAAQMAGSMASLPSPPAVVNATQNVFVQPSASVAEANQVLKQAKQWKTCPVCNELFPSNVYQVHMEVAHKHSESKSAETLEPEKLAACAPFLKWMREKTVRCLSCKCLVSEAELIRHLLVHGLGCLFCPCTFHDIKGLSEHSRAMHLGKRRLPVDYSDKGFQLDVDANGSLRFPHLDFITILPREELGEREVYLAVLAGIHSKSLVPVYIKVRPQTEGAPGRPGRQALSCPFCFGTFVAAEAYELHLKERHHITPTVHTVLKSPAFKCIHCCGVYTGNMTLAAIAIHLLRCRSAPKDSSSGLQVQPNFIENGEVLLVNGEVIHDSSFSVKRKMPDGQFGAEDQRDGEERPLIINADTDPSPEKGTSVVPFKRQRNESRTEGPLVNDDALQILALNPKKYEDRSYEEKKQFLRDYFHKRPYPSKKEIELLSSLLWVWKIDVASFFGKRRYICMKAIKNHKPSVLLGFDMSELKNVKHRLSFDYQPQNL; translated from the exons gaaaatttcaaaaatgtttcaaattcCCGTGGAGAATCTTGACAACATCAGGAAGGTACGGAAAAAGGTGAAAAGCATTCTTGTGGATATTGGGCTTGACAGCTGCAAGGAGTTGCTGAAG gACCTTAAAGGCTTTGATCCAGGAGAGAAGTACTTTTATAACACATCATGGGGAGATATTTCTCTCTGGGAACCTTCTGGAAAGAAAGtg agATATCGAACAAAACCATACTGTTGTAGCCTCTGTAAATACTCCACAAAAGTGCTTACTTCATTCAAAAATCATTTACATCGTTACCATGAAGATGAAATTGACCAAGAGCTGGTGATCCCTTGTCCAAACTGTGTGTTTTCCTCTCAGCCCAGAGTTGTGGGAAGGCACTTCAGAATGTTTCATGCACCTGCTCGGAAAGTCCAGAACTACACAGTGAATATTTTAGGTGAAACTAAATCATCTAGGAGCGATGTGATAAGCTTTACATGTTTAAAATGTAACTTTTCAAACACTCTGTACTACAGCATGAAGAAGCATGTGCTGGTAGCCCATTTTCACTACTTAATTAATTCCTACTTTGGCCTGAGAACCGAGGAGATGGGTGAGCAACCAAGAGCTGACGACACCCTTTCTACAGAGAAGATGCCCCCATCCGACAGGTATTACTGTAAAAAGTGCAACGCCAACTCCAGCAGCCAGGATGCTTTAATGTACCATATTTTGACGTCGGATATACACAGGGATTTGGAGAATAAGCTTAGGTCTGTGATCTCAGAACACATTAAGAAGACTGGACTTCCGAAGCAAATGCATATTGCTCCAAAACCAGCTGCACGTGCGGCTGTACCACCCAACAGCAGTGCTCCGGGCCTCCCAGCCACACCTCCTTGCTTCCACCTTGCCTTGCCGCAGAACAGTCAGAGCCAAACCGTGGTACAGCCCGTTCAGGGTGCACCCCCTCCGGTGACTGTGGCCTCGGGCGCTTCTGGAAGCCTCACCCACTCTCCGCCTGCCGTTGCCCAGTCTCATGTGACTCTGGTCTCCAGTACTCTGCCAGTGGGCCAGAGCAACCTCACTCTGCCGCCCTCAACACCTCAGcctgtctttctctctcatgGAGTTCCACTTAATCAGGCAGCAAACCCTCCTGTGTTGCCCTTGAGTCAGCCAGTGGGACCTGTAAATAAGTCTGTCGGAACCGGTGTCCTCCCCATAAACCAGACCATCCGCCCGGGGGTTTTGCCCCTCAACCAGCCTGTTGGGCCCATAAGCAGGCCAGTTGGGCCTGGAGTTCTTTCGGTAAATAGACCTGTTGGGTCCGGTGTCCTTCCTGTCAATCCCTCTGTCACCCCTGGAGTTCTTCAGGCGGTCTCGCCAGGAGTGATTTCTGTGAGTCGGACAGTCCCGTCAGGGGTCCTTCCTGCGGGACAGATGACCCCTGCTGGGGTTATCCCTTCAGGACAGACGGCAACTTCTGGGGTTCTCCCCGCTGGCCAGGTGGTTCAGTCAGGGGTTCTCCCCATTGGCCAGACGGCCCCATCAGGGGTGCTCCCCCCTGGGCTGACGGTCCCGCCGCGGGTTCTCCCTCCTGGCCAGACGGTCCCACTGAGGGTTCTCCCTGCAGGTCAGGTAGTCCCACCTGGGCTCCTTCCTCCCAGCCAGACGGTCTCGTCAGGTGTTCTCCCTGTGAACCAGGGTATTAACTCTGGTGTTCTTCAGCTCAGTCAGCCTGTCGTGTCAGGggtccttcctgtgggccagccAGTGAGGCCGGGGGTCCTGCAGCTTAATCAGTCTGTGAGTACCAACATCCTGCCTGCACATCAGCCCATTAGACCCGGGGCTTCGCCAAACACCGCTTTCCTAACGTCAGGCTCTATTCTCAGACAACTAATACCCACAGGGAAACAAGTGAATGGGATTCCCACATACACACTTGCCCCAGTATCTGTCACTCTGCCTGTGCCCCCTGGAAGTGTCGCCACTGTTGCCCCTCCCCAGATGCCCATCCAGCTCCTGCAGTCGGGCACGGCTGCGCAGATGGCCGGCTCCATGGCCAGCCTGCCCTCCCCGCCAGCGGTGGTGAACGCCACTCAGAATGTGTTCGTTCAGCCCTCTGCGTCTGTGGCAGAGGCAAATCAGGTGCTCAAACAGGCAAAGCAGTGGAAAACCTGTCCAGTTTGCAACGAGCTCTTCCCTTCCAATGTCTACCAGGTCCACATGGAAGTGGCACATAAGCACAGCGAATCCAAATCCGCTGAAACACTGGAGCCGGAAAAGCTGGCGGCATGTGCACCATTTCTAAAGTGGATGAGAGAGAAAACAGTTCGGTGTTTGTCCTGTAAGTGCTTAGTCTCAGAGGCGGAGCTTATCCGCCACTTACTGGTGCACGGCCTGGGGTGCTTGTTCTGCCCGTGCACGTTCCACGATATTAAAGGCCTCTCAGAGCATAGTAGGGCCATGCACTTAGGGAAGAGGAGACTGCCCGTGGACTATAGTGACAAAGGATTTCAGCTGGATGTCGATGCCAATGGCAGCCTGCGGTTTCCCCACCTTGACTTCATCACCATCTTGCCCAGGGAGGAGCTGGGTGAGCGGGAGGTCTACTTGGCCGTCCTGGCTGGGATACACTCCAAGTCACTGGTGCCCGTGTACATCAAGGTGAGGCCGCAGACCGAGGGTGCGCCCGGGAGGCCTGGCCGCCAGGCGCTGAGCTGCCCGTTCTGCTTCGGCACCTTCGTGGCGGCCGAGGCGTACGAGCTGCACCTGAAGGAGCGGCACCACATCACGCCGACGGTCCACACGGTCCTGAAGTCCCCGGCCTTCAAGTGCATCCACTGCTGCGGGGTTTACACGGGCAACATGACTCTGGCGGCCATCGCCATACATCTCCTGCGCTGTCGGAGTGCTCCGAAGGACAGCAGCTCAGGCCTGCAGGTCCAGCCGAATTTTATCGAGAACGGTGAAGTGCTTTTAGTCAATGGTGAGGTGATACACGACTCCAGTTTTTCTGTGAAGAGAAAGATGCCTGATGGCCAGTTTGGGGCTGAAGACCAGAGGGATGGCGAGGAGCGGCCTCTCATCATAAATGCTGACACAGACCCGTCCCCAGAGAAGGGGACGAGCGTCGTGCCTTTTAAAAGACAGAGGAATGAAAGCAGGACAGAGGGACCCCTCGTTAATGATGATGCTCTCCAGATTTTAGCATTAAATCCTAAAAAATATGAAGACCGttcttatgaagaaaaaaagcagtTTCTTAGAGATTATTTCCACAAGAGACCATATCCCAGTAAAAAGGAAATAGAACTGTTATCCTCACTCTTATGGGTGTGGAAAATTGACGTGGCTTCATTTTTTGGAAAAAGAAGGTATATTTGcatgaaagcaataaaaaatCACAAGCCTTCTGTACTTTTAGGCTTTGATATGTCTGAActtaaaaatgttaaacacagaTTGAGCTTTGACTATCAACCAcaaaacttgtaa